ATGCTTTTAAACAATTGTTAAATGTTTATTAAAAACATAATATAAGCGTAGCTATCAGGAGCAGGTTTCTATAGCCAATGTTTACAAATAAGAAAATAAAACTTAATTGAGTGTAAAATGTTAACTATAAAAATAAAAACATAAAACACCTACTATGAAAAAGTTAAGTTTAATTGCAATGATGGCCTTAGCGGCTTTATCGTTTCAGGCCTGTAATGGCGGCGCAAAAGGCGGCGGCGGCGATACCACAACGGCGGCAACCACAGATACTGCCGACAGCGCCAATAAAGTTAAAGACACCACCACAACCGGAAAAACCGGGATAGCCGTGACTGCCGATGATGCCAAATTTGCAACCGGCGCAGCCAACGCAGGTTTGGCCGAGGTTGCCATAGGCCAGTTGGCCAGCGAAAAAGCTACCAATGCCAAAGTAAAAGACTTTGCCAAAATGATGGTTACAGATCACAGCAAAGCCAATGACGAATTGATGGCCCTTGCAAAAACCAAAAACATCACCCTGCCAACAGCACCGGATGAAGAACATCAGAAAAAGAAAGCTGATCTGGCAGCAAAATCGGGTGCCGATTTTGATAAGGCTTATGTAGACGCCATGGTTGACGGGCATAAAAAAGTGGCATCGATGTTTGAAGATGCGTCAAAAAATTGCAAGGATGCCGATTTAAAAGCATGGGCAGCTAAAACTTTGCCAACCATACAACACCATTTGGCCGAAATTGAGGCTATACAGAAAGGCATGAAGTAATAACTATTGATTGAACTTTGCCTGAAAAGGACTGGTTGCTACAGCAGCCGGTCCTTTTTTGTTTTAAGCTTGGATGGCGGCCGGGAATTGAATATTTTTAAAAATCCAGAAAACCCGTCGTCCTCATGAAAAAAAACTTACTTATTATAATGCTTTTGTTGGTTTACGCACCTTTCGCCAGGGCTCAAAAAACCGACGACATCGCATCCAAAACCAAAAACTGTAAAAAATTTAGCGGCTACTTTGATTTTTACTGGGATGAAGCCGAAGGCAAGATTTACCTTGATGTGGATAAGCTGGATAAGGAATTTTTATACCTCAACACCTTGCCGGCCGGTGTAGGCTCGAACGTGCTGGGGTTGGACAGGGGAAAGATAGGTAACAGCCGCATAGTAAGATTTATAAAAAGCGGACCGAAGGTATTGCTGATTCAGCCTAATTATAGCTTCAGGGCGGTGAGTAGTAATGCCGACGAGCGCAAATCGGTAGAAGAGGCCTTTGCGCAATCGGTGATATTTGGATTTAAAGCTATGGCCCAAAACGGCGATCATACACTTATTGATCTTACCCCATTTTTATTGCATGACAGCCAGCAGATAGCCGATCAGTTAAGCGATAGCGGGCAGGGTAATTACCAGGCCGATGAAAGCTCTTCGGCAGTGTATTTGCCCAATACCAAAAACTTCCCTCAAAACTCGGAGTTTGAAGCCATCATCACTTTAAGCGGTAAGGCCCGGGGCGGCGAAATCCGCTCTGTTACGCCCGATCCGGATAAAGTTACCGTGCGCATGCATCAATCGTTCATCCAATTACCCGATGATAATTATAAGGCGCGCAAGTTTGATCCCCGTTCGGGATATTTCGATACCGAGTACATGGATTTTGCCACCCCCATCAGCGATCCCATAGTTAAACGCCTGCTGATGCGCCATCGCCTGCAAAAGAAAGATCCGACAGCGGCCATGAGCGAACCTGTAAAGCCGATAGTTTATTATGTAGATAGAGGTGCTCCGGAGTTGGTGCGTAACGCCCTTATTGAGGGTGCTTCATGGTGGAACCGGGCTTTTGAAGCCGCCGGTTACAAAAATGCTTTTAAAGTGGAGGTACTGCCGGAAGATGCCGACCCGATGGATATCCGCTATAATATTATCCAATGGGTGCACCGCTCAACCAGGGGCTGGTCGTACGGCGAAAGTATTGCCGATCCGCGTACGGGCGAGATTATTAAAGGCCAGGTATCATTAGGTTCGCTGCGCGACAGGCAGGATTTTTTAATTGCCGAAGGCCTGGTACAGCCCTATGAAGATGGCAAGCCCGTAAGCGACAAAATGCTGAAACTGGCTTTGGCCCGCTTAAGGCAGCTTGCCGCGCACGAAGTTGGGCACACGCTTGGCTTACTGCACAATTTTACAGCGAGTGTTAACAACCGTGCATCGGTAATGGATTACCCGCCACCGGTGATCAGCCTGAAAGCCGATGGTACCATTGATTTAACGGATGCCTACAAAACCGAAATAGGCGGCTGGGACAAACGCGCCATTTTATACGGCTACCAGGATTTTGCGCCGGGTATTGATGAGGATAAGGCCTTGAAGGAAATTATGAACGAAACCCTGAAGCAGGGTTTTCAATACATCAGTGATGAGGACGCGCGCCCTGCAGGCAGTGCTCATCCGCAGGCTCACTTATGGGATAGCGGCAATAACGCAGCGGATGAACTAAACCGTTTGATGGTGCTGAGGAAACAGGTGATCGATAATTTTTCGGAAAAAGCGATCAGGCAGGATGCGCCGATGGCTACTATTGAAGAGGTTTTGGTGCCGATGTACCTCATCCACCGCTACCAGGCCGAAGCGGCAAGTAAAATGCTGGGCGGCCTTTATTATACGTATGCATTAAAAAATGACGGACAAACGGTAACCCGATTTGTACCGCCGGCCGAGCAGTGGAAAGCGTTTAATGCACTGATGGGCACTCTTAGTCCCGACGCACTGGCCCTGCCCGAAAAACTGATAGAAAAAATACCGCCAAGGCCGGTAGGTTACCCTCGCACCCAGGAAACATTTAAATCGCACACCGGCTTAACGTTCGACCCGATGGCTGCTGCCGAATCTGCTGCGGGCGCTACTTTGAGCTTTATGCTGCAGCCAGCCCGCGCGGCCCGTTTGGTTGAGTATAATTCGAGGGATAATACCCAGCCCGGCTTGCTGCCGGTGCTAAATAAGCTGATAGCCCTTACCTGGCAGGCCCCGCAACAAAGCGGATACAAAGGCGAATTGCAAAGGCTGGTAAACAATTTAACCCTTAAACAATTGCTAACTTTAGCCGCTGATGGCTCGGCTGCTGAAAGTGTGCGCGGAATAGCCTTGCTGCAAATAATAGATTTGAAAGCATGGATACAGAAAGCTTCTGCTACCGCAACCGGAGCAACAAAAGCCAACCTGTTATTTGGGTTAAGCCAGATAAAACTGTTTGAAGGTAACCCGGATAAATTTAAACCTGCTGCACCGCTCAATATGCCCGATGGTTCGCCCATTGGGATGGATGATATGGCCTGTGGGATGTGAGATAATAATATTTAACCTATAAAAACGCAATGTCGAAACCAATAGTAACCGGCCTGATGGCCTACGGAATGTCGGGCAGGATTTTTCATGCCCCTTTTTTAACTACCAATCCCGGTTTTACATTTAAAGCGGTGGTTGAACGCCACGAAAAAAAGGCGGGTAAAAAGTATCCGGATGTGATAAGCTACGATACGGTTGATGAATTACTGAATGACGATGAGATAGAACTCATTATTGTAAACACCCCCAACAATACCCATTTTGATTATGCCGTGCAGGCACTTAATGCGGGCAAACACGTATTTATTGAAAAACCGGCGGCCGTTACCGTAAGCGAAGTAAAAGCACTTTATGATTTGGGCCGGAAGCTTGATCTGAAAGTGATGGTATATCAAAACCGCCGTTATGACAGCGGTTTTTTATCAGTAAAAGAAGTGATAGAAAGCGGACGTTTGGGCGAGTTGATGGAAGTTCATTTCCGCCTGGATAGATACCGTATGGCCATTGGCGCCAAAAAATTTAAGGAAACGGCGGGCGTTCCGGGCAATGGGTTAACTTACGATTTGGGTGCACACCTGGTTGATAATGCCATCAGCATTTTTGGCAGGCCGCTGAGCTATGAAAAAACGACGGCCGCCTATCGCCCCGATTCGCAGGTGGATGATTATTTTCATATCCACCTTAAATATCCAAACCAACTTAATGTATACCTAACTTCGGGCCTGCTTATTGCCGAGCATACTTATGGTTTTGTTGTACACGGCACCCTGGGCAGCTTTGTTAAAATGCGTACCGATGTGCAGGAAGCCCAACTTGATGCCGATATGATGCCCACCGACGATGGCTTTGGCATTGAGCCCGAAGGCAGCGACGGCAAACTGGTGCTAATGGGAGCCGACGGGCAGAAAACCATCGAATGGATTGAAGCACCAAAAGGTAATTACAACGGAATATTTGATGCCGTGTATCATACCGTGCGTGAAAATGCGTTATTCCCTGTAAGCGAAGAGCATGTTGCCTGGCAAATTGAATTGCTTGAAAGCTAAAAATATTGTAACTATGCTTATTAATTGTGTATTAAAATAATGAAAAAACTGTATTTACTGCTTTGCCTTATTGTAGCCGCAGGTTGCAGCCAGGCACAAACTCCTCCTGCAAACTCAAGCCTTCCGCCATATCACATCCTCACTACCGATAGTGTTTACGCTACGCCTGCCAATCTCAAGAAAAATAAGCCGGTAATGGTGATTTATTTTTCGCCCGATTGCAGCCACTGCCAACACCTGATGTACGATTTGAAGCCTGAACTGCCTAAGTTGAAGAATGTGCAGATTGTGATGATCACGTTTATGCCGATGTTAAAAGGCATCCAAACTTTTCAGCGCGATTTTGACCTGGCTAAGTATCATAATATTACCATTGGTACTGAAGGTTATACTTACCTGGTTCAAAAATTTTATCATGTGCAAACCACACCTTACATAGCTATTTATGACAAGTATGGTAAGCTGTTCCAGGCTTATGATAAAGTGCCAAAAATTCCGGTGCTGATGGAAACAGTTAAGAAAGTTTAAGGATACTGCAAATAGATGCAAAGCCGGTTAAGCAATTTGTTTAACCGGCTTTGTTGTATATCATATATGGCTATTATTAAAATGCCTGCCCGTTATTGAATAATTGAACTACCAGTATTTTTTATCGGCCAGCCAAATGGCCAGATCCTTATTGTTTTTGAAGTACGACGGCGTGGGCATTTTACCGGCATTTAAAATAATAACCGGCACTTTTAACTCGTATGCCGAGCCGTGGCTGCGGTAGGTTGCAGGCAAATCTTCTTCGGGCTGGTTTTCCAGGTCGCCAAAAACGGTGGTCGGGTCGCCGAGTACTACCAGGTCGCCAATGCGGTTTGGCGGCAGGTGATATTTGGCAGCAGCCTGCGCGCGGGTAAGCACGTTTTCAACACCATTAATTTTTTTGAGAGCTTTGATTACCGAGGGCTCATCGGAGGCATCATTTAAATAAACATAAGCTGCACCGCCAAAGCCGCGGTGATGTTTTACGTACTTATCCTTTTCGGGGCTCAGGGCCAGTTTAATTTTTACCTGTTGCTGCAATAACATCTTTTGCAAATCGATGCAGCGGCTTTTATGGTTTACATCATGATCGGCCGTGATGAGGATGGTGGCATCGGGGGCCGCTTCATTAATCTGTTTCAGCAGGGCGTCAATATTTTGCAGGTGTTGGACGGAGTTGCTATCTGTTGGTGCCCAGGTATGCATGGGGTAATCAGTGGTATGGATATACAGGCACCTGATATCCGGGCGATTTTTAAGCAGGTAAATCCCGGCTTTCATCGACCAGTAGTTTACCTCCCTGCTGTAAATAGTGGGCGGGGTACCTATTTTGTTGATCCATGAACTATCCGCAGTTTCGGGCGATACCACAATATCGGTTCCGCGGCAAAGCAGGGTGGTGCTTTTCTTTTTACTTGAGATCAATGCCGATTTGATACCGTCAGCTTTCAGCTTTTCAAAAATAGTTGGGGCAAGCACCAGGCTTTTATCTTCCATATATTCTTCCTGCCCTTTATCGTTCAAAAAGAAATTGCCGCTAATGCCATTAACCTCGGGGAAAGTACCGGTGCAAATGGAAGTGTTATTGGCATTGGTAACGGTAGGCATCAAAGCATCTACCGGTTTAACAAAGTTTTTTTGAGCCAGCATTCCTTTTAACCAGGGCATAGGCGCATTGTTAAAATAACTCATGCCAAAGCCATCCATCATAATGATCACCACCCGCTTGCCGCCGTTAAATTGTTTGGAAGAGTTTTGGGCGTGGGTGATAAAACCGGCGAGCAAAAAGATAAGGACTGTGAAATAACGGGCAGGAATTTTCATAAGCTTGTTTTGGACTAAAAGTATCGGGCAGGGATATATGTGCCAAGCCAAACAAATAAGTTAATACAATAATGATGTTTGCTTAACTTTAACAGGGCGCATGGCTTGTATTACGGATAGAAGCGTAAAAGTATCCTGCCAATCCCCCCGGGCCGATACAAAACAAAAAAATCAACCCAATCAAAAATCAACAACTATCAAAATCGGTGTAATCAAATCCTTAATCGGTGTAATCCCAACAAAAAAAAACATCAATGTAAAAACATTCATACAAAATGTATATACATTGCCGTTTTGATTGTATATTGGGCCGGTAAATCCATTTTAAACACAACTATGTATTTGCAAATTGTAGTTTAAATTGTATAACTTTAAACAGTAAACCAATAATAAAACCATGTTCCGGCAATTGTATTATGTGTGGCTTTTGATAGCCGTAAGCATGCTGTATACGCTTTATTCCTGCCATTCGGGTGGCGGTGAAAGCAGCGAACAGCTTCCGGATACCATCAGCTATAACTTTAATATCCGTCCTATCCTTTCGGATAAATGCTTTAAATGCCATGGGCCGGACGCAGGTCATCGGGAGGCCGATTTAAGGCTGGATATTGCCGAAAGTGCTTACGGGGCTTTAAAGGATAACCCATCATCTCATGCTTTGGTACCCGGCGATCCTTTAGCTTCTGAGGTTTACCGCCGCATTTCTACCAAAGATACCACCGAGCAAATGCCGCCTGCCTCGTCAAACCTGAAAAGGTTATCTCCTTATGAAGTATCTCTTATCCAAAAATGGATAAAACAAGGCGCCAGGTATGAAAAACACTGGGCTTTTGTGGCTCCGCGCAATTACCCCGTTCCGCAGGTGAAGAATACCGGATGGGTTAAAAATCCTATCGACAATTTTGTATTGCAAAAAATGGAACAGGCCGGCCTGGAGCCCAATCCGGAAGCGGATAAAGAACGCCTGCTGAAACGCATTTCGCTCGATTTAACCGGGCTGCCGCCATCAATAGCTTTGATGGACGAGTTTTTGGCCGATAAAAGCCCCAACGCCTACGAAAAAATGGTGGATAAGCTAATGGCCAAACCCCAGTACGGCGAAAAAATGGCCCTGCACTGGCTGGATGTTGCCCGCTACGCCGATTCGCACGGGTACCAGGATGATAACTACCGTACGCAATGGCCCTGGCGCGATTGGGTGATTCATGCCTATAACGAAAACCTGCCTTACGATAAATTTATTACCTGGCAGCTGGCCGGCGATCAGTTGCCCAATGCCACCAAAGAACAATTGCTGGCAACCGGTTTTAACCGCAACCATAAAATAACCGAAGAGGGTGGCGTTATTGATGAAGAATACCGGGTAAGCTACGTAACCGACCGCACCAATACCTTTGGCAAGGCCATGCTGGGCATTACACTGGAGTGCGCCCATTGCCACGACCATAAATACGATCCGTTTTCGCAGAAAGAATACTACCAGGTTTATGCTTTTTTTAATAATGTGAAAGAGGTTGGCCTGCAATCAACCGTGGGAGGCCCCGAAACTTATGCCAAAAACCCCATGATGCAGATCAGCAATGAGGATGTTAAAAAGATACTGAAGTTTGTAAACAAGCAGGACACCGGCAAGCTTATCGTATCCATCATGACAGATAGCGACAAGGTGCGGCCAACCTATATCCTTAAACGGGGAAATTACGATGCCCATGGCGACGAGGTGCAGGCCGGTACGCCAAAATCGATACTGCCGTTCACCGGTAACTATCCCAAAAACCGCTTGGGTTTATCTGAATGGCTTTTCAATAAAAACAATCCGCTTACCGCCCGCGTGTTTGTAAACCAGCTATGGCAGGAGTTTTTTGGCAAGGGCATAGTAAAAAGTTCGGGCGATTTTGGCATGCAGGGCGATTTGCCATCGCATCCCGAACTGCTGGACTGGCTGGCGGTTGATTTTCGCGATCATGGCTGGAATATTAAACGCCTGGTGAAACAAATTGTGATGTCGGCTACTTACCGGCAATCGGCAGTGGTAACGCCTGAGAAGCTAAAGGATGATCCGGACAATACATTCCTGGCCCGCGGCCCGCGCGGCAGGCTTCCGGCCGAGTTTGTACGGGATTTGGTGTTAGCCAGCAGCGGCCTGCTTAACCCAACCATCGGCGGGCCAAGCGTAAACCCCTACCAACCGCCCGGCCTTTGGGAAAACGCAACATCGGGCAGGGGGCTTTTGGCCAATTACAAGCAGGTGCATGGGCCAAACCTGTATCGAAGGGGTATGTACACACTCATTAAACGTACTGTTCCACCCGCATCATTAGGGATTTTTGATGCCAGTAACCGCGATCAGTGCGAGGTAAAACGCCTGCGCACCAATACGCCTTTGCAGGCTTTGGTTATGCTGAACGATCCGACAGTATTGGAGGGTGCACGGGTTTTGGCAGCGAAGTTATTGCAGGATAAAAGCACATCAACAGAAAAAATAACCAAAGCGTTCCGGTTGATTTTAAGCCGGCACCCGCAGCAAAAAGAACTGGCTATTTTAACATCGTACTATAACGATGAGTTAAAAAGTATGAAAAATTCCGAAGCCGAAAAGCTGCTTGCCGTTGGCGAGTACCCGGTACCGGTTAACCTGGATAAAATAACACTGGCGGCGATGATGAAAACCGTGGATACCATGTATAACCTGGAAGAAGCCATCACCAAAACCTGAGCAACATGGAAAAAGATTTTTTAGAGAACAGGCTCAACATAAATCGTCGCAGGTTTCTTTCAAGGCTTAGTCTTGGGATAGGCAGCGTTGCGCTGGGATCATTGCTCATCCCCGATCTGTTTAGCGGCAAGGGCGATGAAGCAGAAGCCGATTTTATTCCCGGCATACCCAACTTTGCGCCCAAGGCCAAACGGGTGATCTACCTTTTTCAGGATGGGGCACCATCGCAACTCGAATCGTTTGATTATAAACCCAAACTGCGCGAAATGATGGGGCAGGAATTGCCGCCATCTGTACGTGGTAACCAGATCCTTACAGGGATGACGGCCAAACAGGCTTCATTCCCGCTGGTGGGTTCGTTTTATGATTTTAAGCAATACGGCGAATCGCGGGCCTGGATCAGCGATATGTTTCCGCACATCGGTAAAATTGCCGATGATATCTGCATTATCAAATCGCTCAATACCGATGCCATTAACCACGATCCGGCGCTTACCTTTTTTCAAACCGGGGCGCAGCAAGGTAACCGGCCAAGCATGGGTTCGTGGGTAAGTTATGGCCTTGGCAGCGAAAATAAAAACCTGCCTGCATTTACCGTTCTGCTGTCAAAAGGAAAAGGGAACGGGCAGGGCGTTTACTCCAAACTATGGAGCAATGGTTTCCTCGATTCCATTCACCAGGGCGTACAATTCAGCAGCGGCGAAGATCCGATTCTTTACCTGAAAGATCCCGAAGGCCTAAACCGCCACGAACGCCGCAAAATGCTGGATAAGCTGGCCGAACTGAATGATATGAACTACAAGGAGTTTGGCGACCCCGAAATAAACACCAAGGTACAGCAATACGAAATGGCCTACCGCATGCAAACCGCCGTACCCGAGATTATGGATGTAAGCAAGGAGCCGGATGATATTGTGAAAATGTATGGTCCGGAATGCCTCATTCCGGGCACTTACGCAGCCAACTGCCTGCTGGCACGCAAGCTATCCGAAAATGGGGTGCGTTTTGTGCAGCTCTATCACCAGGGTTGGGACCAACACAGCAACCTGCCACAGGAAATGGCCGGCCAGGCTAAAGATGTTGACCAGGCATCGGCAGCCCTGGTAACCGACCTTAAACAACGCGGCCTGCTGGATGAAACACTGGTAATATGGGGCGGCGAATTTGGCCGGACCAATTACAGCCAGGGCAAACTGGAAAAAGCCAACTACGGCCGCGACCATCACCCACGCTGTTTCAGCATCTGGATGGCTGGCGGCGGCATTAAACCCGGCATCGTATACGGCGAAACAGATGAGTTTGGCTACAACATAGTGAAAGACCCGGTACATGTGCATGATTTTCACGCCACCATTTTAAACCAGTTAGGTATCGACCATAAAAAATTAACATTTAAAAGCCAGGGCAGGCGGTACAGGCTAACGGATGTGGCAGGGAATGTGGTGAAGGGAATAATAACGTAAACCTCCCACTCGCTTTAGCCAACCCGTCATTGCGAGGTACGAAGCAATCGCACGGAGGCAAAGCGACCATGCAAATCTGCCCTGTAAAGTTCGCGATTGCTTCGTGCCTCGCAATGACGGGCCGGATAAGCAATCAAAAAATAGGTGTAATCATTAAAATCACCCAATATCGGTGTAATCAAAAAAAAAATCAGCGAAATCAACGCAATCATAAAAATCAACGGTATGGAAAGAAGAGAATTTATCAGGCACACATCAGTTTTATCAGCAGGCTTTTTTATAGCTAAGGACATGTTAGCAAAAGATAACGGACCAATTTACGGCCACGGCAATATGCGCTACCGCATGGATAAAAACTGGAGCAAGGCCGATTCGCAGAAAAACCCCGTGAACGATTGCCACGAGATGGTGCAGGACAAGAAAG
The sequence above is a segment of the Mucilaginibacter celer genome. Coding sequences within it:
- a CDS encoding DUF4142 domain-containing protein, with amino-acid sequence MKKLSLIAMMALAALSFQACNGGAKGGGGDTTTAATTDTADSANKVKDTTTTGKTGIAVTADDAKFATGAANAGLAEVAIGQLASEKATNAKVKDFAKMMVTDHSKANDELMALAKTKNITLPTAPDEEHQKKKADLAAKSGADFDKAYVDAMVDGHKKVASMFEDASKNCKDADLKAWAAKTLPTIQHHLAEIEAIQKGMK
- a CDS encoding zinc-dependent metalloprotease, which produces MKKNLLIIMLLLVYAPFARAQKTDDIASKTKNCKKFSGYFDFYWDEAEGKIYLDVDKLDKEFLYLNTLPAGVGSNVLGLDRGKIGNSRIVRFIKSGPKVLLIQPNYSFRAVSSNADERKSVEEAFAQSVIFGFKAMAQNGDHTLIDLTPFLLHDSQQIADQLSDSGQGNYQADESSSAVYLPNTKNFPQNSEFEAIITLSGKARGGEIRSVTPDPDKVTVRMHQSFIQLPDDNYKARKFDPRSGYFDTEYMDFATPISDPIVKRLLMRHRLQKKDPTAAMSEPVKPIVYYVDRGAPELVRNALIEGASWWNRAFEAAGYKNAFKVEVLPEDADPMDIRYNIIQWVHRSTRGWSYGESIADPRTGEIIKGQVSLGSLRDRQDFLIAEGLVQPYEDGKPVSDKMLKLALARLRQLAAHEVGHTLGLLHNFTASVNNRASVMDYPPPVISLKADGTIDLTDAYKTEIGGWDKRAILYGYQDFAPGIDEDKALKEIMNETLKQGFQYISDEDARPAGSAHPQAHLWDSGNNAADELNRLMVLRKQVIDNFSEKAIRQDAPMATIEEVLVPMYLIHRYQAEAASKMLGGLYYTYALKNDGQTVTRFVPPAEQWKAFNALMGTLSPDALALPEKLIEKIPPRPVGYPRTQETFKSHTGLTFDPMAAAESAAGATLSFMLQPARAARLVEYNSRDNTQPGLLPVLNKLIALTWQAPQQSGYKGELQRLVNNLTLKQLLTLAADGSAAESVRGIALLQIIDLKAWIQKASATATGATKANLLFGLSQIKLFEGNPDKFKPAAPLNMPDGSPIGMDDMACGM
- a CDS encoding Gfo/Idh/MocA family oxidoreductase gives rise to the protein MSKPIVTGLMAYGMSGRIFHAPFLTTNPGFTFKAVVERHEKKAGKKYPDVISYDTVDELLNDDEIELIIVNTPNNTHFDYAVQALNAGKHVFIEKPAAVTVSEVKALYDLGRKLDLKVMVYQNRRYDSGFLSVKEVIESGRLGELMEVHFRLDRYRMAIGAKKFKETAGVPGNGLTYDLGAHLVDNAISIFGRPLSYEKTTAAYRPDSQVDDYFHIHLKYPNQLNVYLTSGLLIAEHTYGFVVHGTLGSFVKMRTDVQEAQLDADMMPTDDGFGIEPEGSDGKLVLMGADGQKTIEWIEAPKGNYNGIFDAVYHTVRENALFPVSEEHVAWQIELLES
- a CDS encoding TlpA family protein disulfide reductase, whose translation is MKKLYLLLCLIVAAGCSQAQTPPANSSLPPYHILTTDSVYATPANLKKNKPVMVIYFSPDCSHCQHLMYDLKPELPKLKNVQIVMITFMPMLKGIQTFQRDFDLAKYHNITIGTEGYTYLVQKFYHVQTTPYIAIYDKYGKLFQAYDKVPKIPVLMETVKKV
- a CDS encoding alkaline phosphatase family protein; amino-acid sequence: MKIPARYFTVLIFLLAGFITHAQNSSKQFNGGKRVVIIMMDGFGMSYFNNAPMPWLKGMLAQKNFVKPVDALMPTVTNANNTSICTGTFPEVNGISGNFFLNDKGQEEYMEDKSLVLAPTIFEKLKADGIKSALISSKKKSTTLLCRGTDIVVSPETADSSWINKIGTPPTIYSREVNYWSMKAGIYLLKNRPDIRCLYIHTTDYPMHTWAPTDSNSVQHLQNIDALLKQINEAAPDATILITADHDVNHKSRCIDLQKMLLQQQVKIKLALSPEKDKYVKHHRGFGGAAYVYLNDASDEPSVIKALKKINGVENVLTRAQAAAKYHLPPNRIGDLVVLGDPTTVFGDLENQPEEDLPATYRSHGSAYELKVPVIILNAGKMPTPSYFKNNKDLAIWLADKKYW
- a CDS encoding PSD1 and planctomycete cytochrome C domain-containing protein: MFRQLYYVWLLIAVSMLYTLYSCHSGGGESSEQLPDTISYNFNIRPILSDKCFKCHGPDAGHREADLRLDIAESAYGALKDNPSSHALVPGDPLASEVYRRISTKDTTEQMPPASSNLKRLSPYEVSLIQKWIKQGARYEKHWAFVAPRNYPVPQVKNTGWVKNPIDNFVLQKMEQAGLEPNPEADKERLLKRISLDLTGLPPSIALMDEFLADKSPNAYEKMVDKLMAKPQYGEKMALHWLDVARYADSHGYQDDNYRTQWPWRDWVIHAYNENLPYDKFITWQLAGDQLPNATKEQLLATGFNRNHKITEEGGVIDEEYRVSYVTDRTNTFGKAMLGITLECAHCHDHKYDPFSQKEYYQVYAFFNNVKEVGLQSTVGGPETYAKNPMMQISNEDVKKILKFVNKQDTGKLIVSIMTDSDKVRPTYILKRGNYDAHGDEVQAGTPKSILPFTGNYPKNRLGLSEWLFNKNNPLTARVFVNQLWQEFFGKGIVKSSGDFGMQGDLPSHPELLDWLAVDFRDHGWNIKRLVKQIVMSATYRQSAVVTPEKLKDDPDNTFLARGPRGRLPAEFVRDLVLASSGLLNPTIGGPSVNPYQPPGLWENATSGRGLLANYKQVHGPNLYRRGMYTLIKRTVPPASLGIFDASNRDQCEVKRLRTNTPLQALVMLNDPTVLEGARVLAAKLLQDKSTSTEKITKAFRLILSRHPQQKELAILTSYYNDELKSMKNSEAEKLLAVGEYPVPVNLDKITLAAMMKTVDTMYNLEEAITKT
- a CDS encoding DUF1501 domain-containing protein, whose product is MEKDFLENRLNINRRRFLSRLSLGIGSVALGSLLIPDLFSGKGDEAEADFIPGIPNFAPKAKRVIYLFQDGAPSQLESFDYKPKLREMMGQELPPSVRGNQILTGMTAKQASFPLVGSFYDFKQYGESRAWISDMFPHIGKIADDICIIKSLNTDAINHDPALTFFQTGAQQGNRPSMGSWVSYGLGSENKNLPAFTVLLSKGKGNGQGVYSKLWSNGFLDSIHQGVQFSSGEDPILYLKDPEGLNRHERRKMLDKLAELNDMNYKEFGDPEINTKVQQYEMAYRMQTAVPEIMDVSKEPDDIVKMYGPECLIPGTYAANCLLARKLSENGVRFVQLYHQGWDQHSNLPQEMAGQAKDVDQASAALVTDLKQRGLLDETLVIWGGEFGRTNYSQGKLEKANYGRDHHPRCFSIWMAGGGIKPGIVYGETDEFGYNIVKDPVHVHDFHATILNQLGIDHKKLTFKSQGRRYRLTDVAGNVVKGIIT